From the genome of Nocardia sp. NBC_01503, one region includes:
- a CDS encoding response regulator transcription factor, with the protein MIKLLLADDQALVRGALAALLNLEPDLEVVAEVGRGDEVLAAVERANPDVALLDVEMPGMDGIAAAAQLHTAHPNVRILMVTTFGRPGYLRRAIDAGASGFVVKDTPARELADAVRRVHLGLRVVDPALATETLTAGTSPLTTREREVLAAASHGATAAAIAKSLHLSEGTVRNHLSSAIGKTGSRTRAEAAHTAERLGWL; encoded by the coding sequence ATGATCAAACTGCTGCTCGCCGATGATCAGGCGCTGGTGCGCGGCGCCCTCGCGGCCCTGCTGAACCTGGAGCCCGATCTGGAGGTGGTGGCCGAGGTCGGCCGCGGCGACGAGGTGCTCGCCGCCGTCGAACGCGCCAACCCCGATGTGGCACTGCTCGATGTCGAAATGCCCGGCATGGACGGTATAGCCGCCGCCGCCCAACTGCATACCGCCCACCCGAACGTCCGCATCCTCATGGTCACCACCTTCGGCCGCCCCGGCTACCTGCGCCGCGCCATCGACGCCGGAGCCAGCGGCTTCGTGGTCAAGGACACCCCCGCCCGCGAACTCGCCGACGCCGTCCGCCGAGTCCACCTGGGCCTGCGCGTAGTCGATCCGGCCCTGGCCACCGAAACCCTCACCGCCGGAACCTCACCCCTGACCACCCGCGAACGCGAGGTCCTCGCCGCCGCCTCGCACGGCGCGACCGCCGCCGCCATAGCCAAATCCCTGCACCTGTCCGAAGGCACGGTCCGCAACCACCTCTCGTCGGCAATCGGCAAAACCGGCAGCCGAACCCGTGCCGAAGCCGCCCACACCGCCGAACGCCTCGGCTGGCTCTGA
- a CDS encoding TPM domain-containing protein: protein MRLPKQLSTLLSGFVLALIVLSGTTAPAGAEQPQRLPSYVTDLAGALRGGQTAQVQSAIDGLYTKDHERLWVVYVHDFGGLDAQSWGEQTARASNFGDRDVLLSVAIGDRGYAFTGSAPTSVSDKELDQLLGDQVEPKLRSGDWAGAAVATADGLSAAMNDSGGGLSVWVVLLLVLVVALLVGGLLLWSRGRKARRGRAELESARKVDPADTRALGALPLDALDARSKELLVDTDNAIRTSAEELRLATDEFGATATAPFTGALEAAKNALAKAFSIRQQLDDDIPETPEQQRAMLVELISTCGRADHELDAKVTEFDAMRNLLINAGERLDGLTRDVVELTTRVPSSEAALAQLVAAQPASVIAPIHDNVNMAKERIGFAENGIQDGRTAAARPVGEQGAAVAAIRGAEAAVNTARTLLDAVDTAATDIEQARAGLPGIIEELRHDLGTAATLTRHGGPELTAAAIAARTALDQASTQGANNPLGTFQQAVAADTVLDKAIAAATDRRLAAEDLARRLDQAVTAATSQINAATDFIGTRRGGVDAEPRTRLAEAQRSLDQARELAESDPAQALTAAQRATELGTRALVTAQAAVQQWQSRQAGSNSQTGAVLSGILIDSVLRGMGSGSRGGGGGFGGGGSYGPGSYGGSDGSRRISRGGRF from the coding sequence ATGCGGCTACCGAAGCAGCTCTCCACGCTGTTGTCCGGCTTCGTGCTGGCCTTGATCGTTCTCTCCGGTACGACCGCTCCGGCGGGCGCGGAGCAGCCCCAGCGGCTGCCCAGCTATGTCACCGATCTGGCGGGCGCGTTGCGCGGCGGACAGACCGCCCAGGTGCAGTCGGCGATCGACGGGCTCTACACGAAAGACCATGAGCGACTGTGGGTCGTGTATGTACACGACTTCGGCGGGCTGGACGCGCAGAGCTGGGGTGAGCAGACCGCGCGGGCCTCCAACTTCGGGGATCGGGATGTGCTGCTCTCGGTCGCCATCGGTGATCGCGGGTACGCGTTCACCGGGAGTGCGCCGACCTCGGTCAGCGATAAGGAGCTCGATCAACTGCTCGGTGATCAGGTCGAGCCGAAGCTGCGCTCCGGGGACTGGGCCGGGGCGGCGGTCGCGACGGCCGATGGGTTGTCCGCGGCGATGAACGACTCCGGTGGCGGGTTGAGCGTCTGGGTGGTGCTGCTGCTGGTGCTCGTGGTCGCGTTGCTCGTCGGCGGGCTGCTGCTGTGGTCGCGAGGGCGCAAGGCGCGGCGGGGGCGGGCCGAGTTGGAGTCCGCGCGCAAGGTCGATCCCGCGGATACCCGGGCGCTCGGCGCATTGCCGCTGGACGCGCTGGACGCGCGCTCCAAAGAGCTGCTCGTCGATACCGACAATGCGATTCGCACCAGCGCCGAGGAATTGCGGCTGGCCACCGACGAATTCGGCGCGACCGCCACCGCACCATTCACCGGGGCACTCGAAGCGGCGAAGAATGCCCTCGCCAAAGCCTTTTCCATCCGCCAGCAACTCGACGACGATATTCCCGAAACTCCCGAGCAACAGCGGGCCATGCTGGTCGAGTTGATCAGCACCTGCGGGCGCGCCGATCATGAACTCGACGCCAAAGTCACCGAATTCGACGCCATGCGGAATCTGCTCATCAATGCCGGGGAACGCCTCGACGGGCTGACCCGCGATGTGGTCGAGCTGACCACCCGGGTGCCGAGCTCCGAGGCCGCGCTCGCACAGCTGGTGGCCGCACAGCCCGCCTCGGTGATCGCGCCCATTCACGACAATGTGAATATGGCGAAGGAGCGAATCGGCTTCGCGGAGAATGGGATTCAGGACGGGCGCACGGCCGCGGCGCGACCGGTCGGCGAGCAGGGGGCCGCGGTGGCGGCCATTCGCGGGGCCGAGGCGGCGGTGAATACCGCACGCACACTGCTGGATGCGGTCGATACCGCCGCCACCGATATCGAACAGGCGCGCGCCGGATTGCCCGGCATCATCGAGGAGTTGCGCCACGACCTCGGCACCGCCGCCACTCTGACCCGCCATGGCGGACCGGAGCTGACCGCGGCCGCCATCGCCGCCCGCACCGCCCTCGACCAGGCCAGCACCCAGGGCGCGAACAATCCGCTCGGCACCTTCCAGCAGGCGGTCGCCGCGGATACCGTGCTGGACAAGGCGATTGCCGCCGCCACCGATCGCAGACTCGCCGCCGAGGATCTGGCCCGCCGCCTCGACCAGGCCGTCACCGCCGCGACGAGTCAGATCAATGCCGCCACCGATTTCATCGGTACCCGGCGCGGCGGCGTCGACGCCGAACCCCGCACCCGCCTCGCCGAGGCCCAGCGCAGCCTCGACCAGGCCCGGGAACTCGCCGAATCCGATCCCGCGCAGGCACTTACGGCCGCCCAGCGCGCCACCGAACTCGGCACCCGCGCCCTGGTCACCGCACAGGCCGCCGTCCAGCAGTGGCAATCCCGGCAGGCCGGCTCCAACTCCCAGACCGGTGCGGTATTGAGCGGCATCCTCATCGACAGTGTGCTCCGCGGCATGGGCAGCGGATCCCGCGGCGGCGGAGGCGGTTTCGGCGGAGGCGGCTCTTACGGCCCCGGCTCCTACGGCGGCTCCGACGGCTCCCGCCGCATCAGCCGAGGCGGCCGGTTCTAG
- a CDS encoding YdcF family protein, with protein sequence MGLLLICGTAVRVWQVARIDDWAAADAIVVLGAAQYDGTPSSVFQARLDQSYKLFQKGVAPLIVTVGGKQVGDNYTEAAAGKLYLEGRGVPAERILAVETGSDTLQSVEAVSKALLARGKTSVVLVSDPWHSLRTRTMARDAGLSAWTAPTRTGPAVYTRESQAHGIFRETFALLWYQLTHYSADFTYTAEQ encoded by the coding sequence ATGGGCCTGCTGCTGATCTGCGGTACCGCGGTGCGGGTGTGGCAGGTGGCCCGCATCGACGACTGGGCGGCCGCCGATGCCATCGTGGTGCTCGGTGCGGCGCAGTACGACGGCACCCCCTCCTCGGTATTCCAGGCCCGATTGGATCAGTCGTACAAGCTGTTTCAGAAGGGGGTCGCCCCGCTCATCGTGACCGTGGGCGGAAAACAGGTGGGGGACAACTACACCGAGGCCGCCGCGGGCAAGCTGTATCTGGAGGGCCGCGGCGTTCCGGCCGAGCGCATCCTCGCGGTCGAGACCGGTTCGGACACACTGCAGAGCGTGGAGGCGGTCTCCAAAGCGCTACTGGCGCGCGGTAAGACGTCGGTGGTGCTGGTGAGCGATCCCTGGCATTCGCTACGCACCCGCACCATGGCGCGCGATGCCGGACTCTCGGCCTGGACCGCGCCGACCCGGACCGGCCCGGCCGTGTACACGCGGGAATCGCAGGCGCACGGCATATTTCGCGAGACCTTCGCCTTGCTGTGGT
- a CDS encoding MBL fold metallo-hydrolase, whose translation MTTIRGVITIDTSYTGHVAPGSDPQQRAVPGARIVKMSVGAMDNNVYLVQCERTGSTLLIDAANEAERILELLAQVAPEGVELLVTTHRHPDHWWALAEVLTAREFPSAAHELDAEALPVPPTRLLTDGDKIRIGDLEFEAIHLSGHTPGSVALAFTDGAGRTHLFTGDSLFPGGVGKTGSPAEFTSLLGDVESKLFARYPDDTVVYPGHGDDTTLGAERPHLPEWRRRGW comes from the coding sequence ATGACTACGATCAGAGGCGTGATCACGATCGATACCTCGTACACAGGTCATGTCGCCCCCGGTTCGGACCCGCAGCAGCGCGCTGTCCCCGGTGCCCGCATCGTCAAGATGTCGGTCGGCGCGATGGATAACAACGTGTACCTGGTGCAGTGCGAGAGAACGGGATCCACGCTGCTCATCGATGCCGCCAATGAGGCGGAACGCATTCTGGAACTGCTGGCCCAGGTCGCGCCCGAGGGGGTCGAACTGCTGGTCACCACGCACCGCCATCCGGACCACTGGTGGGCCCTGGCCGAGGTGCTCACCGCCCGCGAGTTCCCGTCCGCCGCGCATGAACTCGATGCCGAGGCGCTCCCGGTGCCGCCGACCCGTCTGCTCACCGACGGCGACAAGATCCGCATCGGCGATCTGGAGTTCGAGGCCATCCATTTGAGTGGTCATACCCCGGGCTCGGTCGCGCTCGCCTTCACCGACGGTGCCGGTCGCACCCACCTGTTCACCGGGGATTCGCTGTTCCCCGGCGGCGTCGGTAAAACCGGCTCGCCGGCGGAGTTCACCTCACTGCTCGGCGATGTGGAGTCCAAGCTCTTCGCCCGCTACCCCGATGACACCGTCGTGTACCCCGGTCACGGGGATGACACCACCCTCGGCGCGGAGCGCCCACACTTGCCCGAGTGGCGGCGGCGCGGTTGGTAA
- a CDS encoding sensor histidine kinase, whose protein sequence is MSTLESGGGPTVEVADLWGRRTLSWPAVASGTVEDSPESITRRRRLGWVFAAVWSVYLIAPLRTAWALDTAAARVYTLTVIIAFGLAYIGSYWYLLRSPSIGPIWPSPPRRTIFLMLAVQLAFLVAIAVTLHGQAARLGIYLASFIAFTLPIPQGIATLSVVMLATSVVPQLIAGSPPDYDTLESMAMAAFAVGGIRQLIQRNQQLNIARLQLTELAIAEERLRVGRDVHDILGHSLTVITVKTELAQRLLEVDPERAKQELADVERLARESLAGVRSTVGGLREVSLAGELGSARTALRAAEIEADLPDSDTLPARHSVVFGWVLREAVTNIVRHSGARHAIVRVTPTSIEVSDDGGGLGDAGYGSGLTGLSERVRAAGGALTVANRPEGGLRVLASFPAEPMGDPR, encoded by the coding sequence GTAGCGTCCGGCACTGTGGAGGACAGCCCGGAGAGTATTACGCGACGCCGTCGGCTCGGCTGGGTCTTCGCGGCCGTCTGGTCGGTGTATCTGATCGCCCCGCTGCGGACGGCTTGGGCGCTGGACACTGCGGCGGCGCGGGTCTACACGCTCACGGTGATCATCGCCTTCGGGCTGGCGTACATCGGTTCGTACTGGTATCTGCTGCGCTCACCCAGTATCGGGCCGATCTGGCCGAGTCCGCCGCGGCGCACCATATTCCTGATGCTCGCGGTGCAACTCGCGTTCCTGGTGGCGATCGCGGTGACGCTGCACGGTCAGGCCGCGCGCCTGGGCATCTATCTGGCCTCGTTCATCGCCTTCACACTGCCCATCCCGCAGGGCATCGCGACGTTGTCCGTGGTGATGCTGGCGACGAGCGTGGTACCGCAGCTGATCGCGGGCAGCCCACCCGACTACGACACCTTGGAATCAATGGCGATGGCGGCCTTCGCCGTCGGCGGTATCCGCCAGTTGATCCAGCGCAATCAGCAGTTGAATATCGCTCGCCTGCAATTGACCGAGCTCGCCATTGCCGAGGAGCGGTTGCGGGTGGGCCGGGACGTACACGACATCCTCGGGCATTCGCTGACCGTCATCACGGTGAAAACCGAACTGGCGCAACGACTGCTGGAGGTCGATCCGGAGCGCGCCAAACAGGAGCTGGCCGATGTGGAGCGGCTGGCGCGCGAATCGCTGGCCGGGGTGCGCAGTACCGTCGGCGGTCTGCGCGAGGTCTCACTCGCCGGGGAACTCGGTAGTGCGCGAACGGCCTTGCGCGCCGCGGAGATCGAGGCGGATCTACCGGACTCCGATACCCTGCCCGCGCGGCACAGCGTCGTCTTCGGCTGGGTGCTGCGCGAGGCGGTCACCAATATCGTGCGGCACAGCGGGGCCCGGCACGCCATCGTGCGGGTCACCCCGACCAGTATCGAGGTCAGCGATGACGGCGGCGGCCTGGGCGATGCGGGCTACGGCTCGGGCCTCACCGGATTGAGCGAACGGGTGCGCGCCGCCGGCGGCGCCCTCACCGTGGCGAATCGCCCGGAGGGCGGATTGCGAGTACTGGCAAGCTTTCCGGCGGAACCGATGGGAGACCCGCGATGA